Genomic DNA from Nonomuraea rubra:
CCACCAGGAGAGGCTGCCCGGCCGGCAGCACGACCCCGCCGATCTCCACCGGCTCCAGGGTGAACCGCCACGTGGCCAGCTCGACCGGGCTGTCGTGGCGCAGCAGCTCCTCCACGGCCTGCTCGATCAGCTCGGGCCTGGCGCGCAGCTGCTCCAGGGCGCTGGGATGCCGCAGCAGCGTGTACGTGCCCAGCCCCACGAGCCCCACCGTCGTCTCGTACCCGGCGACGAGCAGCAGGAAGATCATCGAGAGCAGCTCGTCCTCGCCCAGCCGGTCCCCGTCGTCGGCCGCCGCGATCATGGCGCTGATGACGTCGTCCCCCGGCGCCCGCCGCTTGCCCTCGGCCAGCCCGCTTACGTACGCGCCCAGCGCCCGCAGCGCCGCGGGCCTGGCGTCCGGTTCCCCCGGCTCCGACGACACCACGGCCGCCGTCCACCGCTGGAAGTCCGTACGGTCGGCCGCGGGCACCCCGAGCACGTCGCAGATCACCCCGGACTGCAGCGGCGAGGCGAAGTCGCCCACCAGGTCGGCCCCGGGAGACAGCCCGGCGGCGAGCGTGCGCGCGGCGGACTCGATCCCCGGCCGCAGCCGGGCCAGCCGGCGCGGCGTGAAGAACCCCGACACCACGCGGCGCAGCCGGGTGTGCTCGGGCGGGTCGGTGGTGAGCAGGTGCGTGCCCAGCCCCGACCGGTCCTCCAGGGGCCGCCCGCGCCCCGCCTCCCGCCAGTCGGCGGGCGCGTGGCGCGGGTCCTTGCTCAGCCGCGGGTCGGCGAGCGCGGCGCGGGCGTCGTCGTAGCGGGTCACGAGCCAGCCGTACAGGCCGCTGCGCATGGTCACCAGGCGGGGCGCGCCGGACGCCCGCAGGTCGGCGTAGGCCGGGTACGGGTCGGCCACCAGCCCTTCGTAGCCGGGCAACATCTCGTTCAGCATGGGTGCGAGCTCCAGGGTGGACGGGCGGCGGGCGGCGTGCCCGCCGCGCCGCCGCTACTTGCCGAGCTGTCCCAGGATCCAGTCGGCGAGCACGCCTGTCACCTGGCCGTGCTCGGAGTTGTGCGAGTCGCACTGGTAGTCGTCGAGCTGGCTCTGCTCGGGCGACAGGGACGTGATGTCGGTGTAGAGGTCGATCGGCCACTCCAGCGGGTCGTACTGGAGGGCGACGGCGCTCACCGAGGGGACGAAGCAGGTGGATCTGTACCGGCCCGCGATCGGCGCGCCCAGCTGGTCGGCGAGCATGCCGTACAGGGGCAGCGTGCCGCCCGGCACGCCGTCGAACGCGCCGACGTCGCTGGTGTAGCTCTTGCTGGCCCACATCGGCACCGCGCGCATGCCGCCGAGGTGCCGGTTGAGGCCGCGTTCCGGCTGGGTGCGTACGGTGGCGCCGACGAGGCCGCCCAGCTCGCTCCACTCGAACACGAGGTGGTCGGGTGGCACGTTCCTGCCGGTGCCGTCGGCGGCCCCGTTGGCCACGCCGAGCTTGCGCGGCCGGACCGGGAACCAGCCGACGCGGCGCAGATCCGCCAGGAACTCGGTGCGCAGCGGGCTGGAGGTGGCGACGGGCCCCGAGTAGCGGCCGCTCTCGACCCACGCCCACAGGAGCTGCTGCGCGGCGGGGCTGGCGATCAGGGCCGCCTGGCCGGGTTCCGCCGGGGAGAGTGCCTGGGCGAAGTACGCGAGCTGCTGGAGTATCAGCGGGATCCAGGCGCC
This window encodes:
- a CDS encoding cytochrome P450 family protein; protein product: MLNEMLPGYEGLVADPYPAYADLRASGAPRLVTMRSGLYGWLVTRYDDARAALADPRLSKDPRHAPADWREAGRGRPLEDRSGLGTHLLTTDPPEHTRLRRVVSGFFTPRRLARLRPGIESAARTLAAGLSPGADLVGDFASPLQSGVICDVLGVPAADRTDFQRWTAAVVSSEPGEPDARPAALRALGAYVSGLAEGKRRAPGDDVISAMIAAADDGDRLGEDELLSMIFLLLVAGYETTVGLVGLGTYTLLRHPSALEQLRARPELIEQAVEELLRHDSPVELATWRFTLEPVEIGGVVLPAGQPLLVALAAANRDPLRFADPDRPDLTRQDNAHLSFGHGPHYCLGALLARLVGRAALAEVVRLPGLALAVPVERLRWRASLTVRGPRELPVTFG